One window of the Paenibacillus beijingensis genome contains the following:
- a CDS encoding SRPBCC family protein, with protein sequence MEISFRNEISIESSVNLVYDFLRKMDNFSIWNYAVMSVEPIDGRRSEIYRLTRDLGQSTETETVTIMESRQNRFLHFEAAGGRFPYEMKYELQQAGNRTLLTNDVILKPEGVSRLLLNLFKGNIQSEVKNNLNVLKSIFESNAVNK encoded by the coding sequence ATGGAAATTTCATTCCGCAATGAGATTTCGATTGAAAGCAGCGTCAATCTCGTGTATGACTTTCTAAGGAAAATGGACAATTTTTCAATATGGAATTATGCGGTCATGAGCGTTGAGCCGATCGACGGCCGGAGAAGCGAGATCTACCGGTTAACTAGAGATTTGGGACAATCGACAGAGACGGAAACGGTGACGATCATGGAGTCTCGGCAAAACCGGTTCCTTCATTTCGAAGCAGCCGGCGGCAGATTTCCTTATGAGATGAAATATGAGCTGCAGCAGGCGGGAAATCGGACGCTGCTGACGAACGATGTCATTCTGAAGCCGGAGGGCGTCAGCCGGCTGCTGTTAAATTTGTTCAAGGGCAATATCCAAAGCGAAGTGAAGAACAATTTGAATGTATTGAAATCCATCTTCGAATCGAATGCGGTAAATAAATAA
- a CDS encoding TetR/AcrR family transcriptional regulator has translation MDKNSDVLTKEQILIATEETLRRYGVAKTSVTDVAKALGVSHGTIYRHFKSKAELLEGATQMWLDEKIIAPLTDICHDSSLNGVKHLKTYIRTLIELKRHYAFEDEELFRMYAKVTEEAADLIHTHIGHITDQLSQIITRTGIKTDNPAQLGSSIFFATTRFHHPAHAHEWRSAVIDEEFSDVWDLIEKGFA, from the coding sequence ATGGATAAAAATTCGGACGTGTTAACGAAAGAGCAGATCTTGATCGCTACGGAGGAGACGCTTAGACGTTACGGTGTCGCCAAAACCTCCGTTACAGATGTTGCGAAAGCATTAGGCGTAAGTCACGGTACAATTTATCGTCACTTTAAGAGCAAGGCGGAGCTTCTTGAAGGAGCAACGCAAATGTGGCTGGATGAAAAAATCATTGCACCGCTAACGGACATCTGTCACGACTCTTCACTGAATGGCGTCAAACATTTAAAAACCTATATCCGCACGTTGATTGAACTAAAACGGCACTATGCCTTTGAAGACGAAGAGCTGTTCCGTATGTATGCCAAAGTGACGGAAGAAGCCGCCGATTTAATCCATACGCATATCGGACACATCACGGACCAATTGAGCCAAATCATTACCCGCACCGGTATCAAAACGGATAACCCTGCCCAATTGGGAAGCTCCATTTTCTTTGCGACGACGCGATTTCATCATCCGGCGCATGCACACGAATGGAGAAGCGCCGTCATTGACGAGGAATTTTCAGATGTTTGGGATCTCATTGAAAAAGGTTTTGCATGA
- a CDS encoding S-layer homology domain-containing protein, producing the protein MYTKTGIYTKNEGTTVATYDTLYNNSTAVADSSRNVYSNIFDSPIIHKQAFNLNPSPKAIEYENVDGMIHLNRNITAWAIGENEKYLYAIAPEANRLLQIDTESWTVAADRYVGSKPTDVDIRDGILYISLEGSTHIAKVDTNHETDFMAPITELEVGELTADVAAGTEKVYYTNTGSWGRVSVWQSVYTNYAATYSEPKLTMSPDASSLWIGETDSSGSNLYRMDTASGQIVQHTTGGFYSSTKEILQDDPYVYYAARRFSSSDLSRIYGEYKDGYYYAHLLFAKGNLVIGSTAFYDRDTFNPIYKLPFPIGNGYIKDDGSIILYGGTGLPSENGPFILYKFDSLEDMKSQVEEGMRPKEAEFLDENPDTLRIEGNITFRPGPMDLLVDHYEINYYDISNQRVAATRRDSIYPYQRQPDGSYSYSIWQQTLPPEVNKIGIVPVTRDGIRMEGAKLLIRLWDFPAYFVGNAILTDTDPAPGVIEGKVSFARADDERAGDRYAVYFADENGFLGDPIGSVAASGKPGYELGIPKGTAVPEGAYMLAIQMLDQDGLEAPGYVLTEIPDLMTLAPAAEQITVFNEPPGASDKITVTGLHAGDLVKAYKDNGELYGQVSVATGSTSAVISGLALDENERLLYVTVTTPGKKESFPVYNTYPPFGGTGGGAPVVPAPGGGVPVVPAPVVPEPGVGGPVTPAPGGGAPVTPAPGGGAPVTPAPGGGTPVTPAPGGGTPVTPAPGGGAPVAPAPGGGTPVVPVPGGGTPDGDPGGDTGAQVPQAHESGTVALVKMGKSADGASLAAVTLNDAALDAELKKGSSESNELKLKVSNPADEIQVTLRGDQLTKLMQSKEKAWVHIEADDSGFVLPASALKATGMKIDGEDRVVVSIRKLTEAAAAHKSLDKQSFQAVAPLFDFSIRIKKAAGRLIEINNTAVYLGHIIRFKLSSAPVETLSAVTIDPVTGTVSPVPATFKQEGDIVTATIYRKGNSVYSIVTNKTGFNDLKPSDFARNAIDKMATRMVIRGYTDGSFKPDGSVTRAEFASMLIKALGIVPSAESSAFKDVKKGAWYYDAVSAGVRTGLLKGYTDGNFRPNQTITQQEMAVVLYKALTYGGYEQQSSGTKQLFDTDKGYDAWSEQAVDTLLREGILNKSEPFKIEADKKSTRAESAELLYRVLKTLKMI; encoded by the coding sequence GTGTATACGAAAACGGGAATTTATACGAAGAATGAAGGAACAACGGTTGCAACCTATGACACCCTGTATAATAATTCAACAGCCGTGGCGGATAGCAGCCGAAATGTATACAGCAATATTTTCGATTCACCCATTATCCATAAACAAGCCTTTAACCTTAATCCGTCTCCGAAAGCCATTGAATACGAGAACGTGGACGGTATGATCCATCTAAATCGCAATATTACTGCCTGGGCAATAGGAGAGAACGAAAAGTACTTATACGCAATCGCGCCAGAGGCGAACCGGCTGCTCCAGATCGATACGGAATCATGGACGGTTGCGGCCGACCGCTATGTCGGTTCCAAGCCTACGGATGTCGATATCCGTGACGGTATTCTATACATATCATTGGAAGGCAGCACGCATATTGCAAAGGTCGATACGAATCACGAAACCGACTTTATGGCGCCCATTACCGAACTGGAAGTCGGTGAGTTAACAGCGGATGTGGCGGCCGGTACGGAGAAAGTCTATTATACGAATACGGGCAGTTGGGGCCGTGTAAGTGTTTGGCAATCCGTCTACACGAACTATGCCGCCACCTACAGCGAGCCCAAGCTGACTATGAGCCCCGACGCTTCGTCATTGTGGATAGGAGAAACCGATTCATCCGGAAGTAACCTTTATAGGATGGACACGGCATCCGGACAGATTGTTCAGCATACAACCGGCGGATTCTATAGTTCGACTAAAGAAATCCTGCAAGATGACCCGTATGTTTATTATGCTGCAAGAAGATTTTCCTCCAGCGATTTAAGCCGGATTTACGGTGAGTATAAAGACGGTTATTATTACGCCCATTTATTGTTTGCGAAAGGTAATCTCGTTATCGGCAGCACCGCTTTTTACGACCGGGATACGTTCAACCCGATTTACAAGCTGCCTTTCCCGATAGGCAATGGCTACATTAAGGATGACGGATCGATTATATTGTACGGCGGAACCGGCTTACCGAGCGAAAACGGACCTTTCATCCTCTATAAATTCGATAGCCTAGAAGACATGAAATCCCAGGTAGAAGAGGGAATGAGACCGAAGGAAGCCGAATTCCTGGATGAGAATCCGGACACGTTGCGGATTGAAGGGAATATTACGTTTAGACCGGGACCGATGGATCTCTTGGTAGATCACTACGAAATCAATTATTATGATATTTCCAATCAAAGAGTAGCTGCGACACGTCGGGATTCTATTTATCCCTATCAGCGTCAACCGGACGGTTCTTATTCTTATTCCATTTGGCAGCAGACCCTTCCACCTGAAGTAAATAAAATCGGAATTGTACCGGTGACCAGAGATGGAATAAGAATGGAAGGCGCCAAGTTGCTTATACGGCTTTGGGATTTCCCTGCCTACTTTGTTGGTAATGCAATTTTAACGGATACTGATCCTGCACCGGGTGTGATCGAAGGCAAGGTGAGCTTTGCGCGTGCGGACGATGAGAGGGCCGGCGATCGCTATGCTGTCTATTTTGCTGATGAAAATGGTTTTCTCGGCGATCCAATCGGGTCGGTTGCCGCTTCCGGTAAACCCGGTTACGAACTTGGCATTCCGAAAGGAACAGCAGTACCGGAAGGGGCTTATATGCTTGCCATTCAGATGCTCGATCAGGATGGACTTGAAGCGCCAGGTTATGTTTTGACCGAGATCCCCGACCTGATGACCCTTGCCCCGGCCGCTGAGCAAATAACCGTCTTCAATGAACCGCCGGGAGCGTCCGATAAAATAACCGTAACCGGCCTTCATGCAGGCGACTTAGTCAAAGCGTATAAAGATAACGGAGAATTGTACGGTCAGGTTTCGGTTGCAACCGGAAGCACATCCGCTGTTATCTCGGGTTTAGCTCTTGATGAGAATGAAAGGCTGTTATATGTTACGGTTACAACGCCAGGCAAGAAAGAAAGCTTCCCGGTCTATAATACGTATCCTCCGTTTGGCGGGACGGGAGGAGGCGCGCCTGTAGTACCTGCACCCGGAGGAGGCGTGCCTGTAGTACCTGCACCTGTAGTACCTGAACCGGGAGTAGGTGGTCCTGTTACACCTGCGCCTGGAGGCGGAGCACCTGTTACACCTGCACCTGGAGGCGGAGCGCCAGTTACACCTGCACCTGGAGGAGGTACGCCGGTTACACCTGCACCTGGAGGCGGAACGCCTGTTACACCTGCACCTGGAGGCGGAGCGCCTGTTGCTCCTGCACCAGGTGGGGGCACACCTGTTGTACCTGTACCTGGAGGCGGAACACCCGACGGCGATCCTGGGGGAGATACAGGCGCGCAGGTTCCTCAAGCTCACGAATCCGGAACAGTTGCTCTAGTCAAGATGGGTAAATCCGCAGACGGAGCATCCTTGGCTGCGGTAACGCTTAACGATGCAGCACTCGATGCCGAATTGAAAAAAGGGAGCAGCGAATCAAATGAACTGAAGCTTAAGGTGAGCAATCCGGCGGATGAAATTCAAGTCACGCTGCGCGGCGATCAGCTGACCAAATTGATGCAATCGAAGGAAAAAGCGTGGGTTCATATTGAAGCCGATGATTCCGGTTTCGTTCTTCCGGCTTCGGCCCTGAAAGCAACCGGCATGAAGATCGACGGGGAAGACCGTGTTGTGGTCAGCATTCGAAAACTGACGGAAGCGGCTGCTGCCCATAAATCGCTGGATAAACAATCGTTTCAAGCGGTAGCCCCGCTGTTCGACTTCTCGATCCGAATCAAGAAAGCGGCAGGCCGTTTGATTGAAATCAACAATACAGCTGTCTATTTAGGGCATATCATCAGGTTCAAGTTATCAAGCGCGCCTGTCGAGACGTTATCGGCCGTCACCATCGATCCGGTCACCGGCACCGTATCGCCCGTCCCTGCGACATTCAAGCAGGAAGGAGACATTGTAACGGCGACCATATATCGCAAAGGCAACTCCGTTTATTCCATTGTTACCAATAAAACCGGGTTTAATGATTTGAAGCCGTCGGATTTCGCCCGGAATGCCATCGATAAAATGGCCACCCGCATGGTCATTCGCGGTTATACGGATGGTTCATTCAAACCTGATGGTTCTGTGACCCGCGCCGAGTTCGCTTCTATGTTGATCAAAGCGCTTGGCATTGTGCCTTCTGCCGAATCTTCCGCCTTTAAAGATGTGAAGAAGGGAGCCTGGTATTATGATGCCGTTTCTGCAGGCGTTCGCACCGGTCTCTTGAAAGGTTATACGGACGGTAATTTCCGGCCGAATCAAACCATCACACAACAGGAGATGGCAGTCGTTTTGTACAAGGCTTTAACCTATGGCGGTTATGAACAGCAAAGTTCGGGAACCAAGCAGTTATTCGACACAGACAAAGGTTATGATGCCTGGTCGGAGCAAGCCGTAGATACTTTGCTTCGGGAGGGTATCTTAAACAAGAGTGAACCATTTAAGATAGAAGCCGACAAGAAGTCGACACGCGCCGAGAGCGCGGAGCTATTGTATCGGGTGCTGAAGACGTTAAAGATGATTTAA
- a CDS encoding NADP-dependent oxidoreductase yields the protein MVIDAVTMKAIRYHSHGGPEVLQVEKVPRPKPAKHEVLVRVHAAGVNPGDWQIRSGLAGNRFPLPYIPGWDVSGVVEEVGPGSSLFRVGDEVFGMTADSGACAEYVAVPESQLAHKPAALSHVQAAAVPMSSFTAWHSLNKQGRLQAGETVIVNGAAGGVGHFAVQLAKQAGARVIGVTSGRNADFVRGLGAGEVLDYTAAPLEGTPWQADLAIDTIGGPNGDMLLETLRSGGRLVPVTFGHYNAEKAAARNVTVNEVQLLQISKTTLETIANMFDKGDLRVALDMVVPLEETRRAHERSESRRARGKIVIEISR from the coding sequence TTGGTCATTGATGCTGTAACGATGAAAGCGATCCGTTACCATAGTCATGGAGGCCCCGAAGTATTGCAAGTGGAAAAGGTTCCGCGGCCAAAGCCTGCCAAGCATGAGGTTCTTGTCCGCGTTCATGCCGCAGGCGTAAATCCCGGTGACTGGCAGATCCGTTCCGGCTTAGCCGGCAACCGGTTCCCGTTGCCCTATATTCCGGGCTGGGACGTTTCCGGTGTTGTCGAGGAGGTCGGGCCTGGCTCGAGCTTATTCCGGGTAGGCGATGAAGTATTCGGCATGACGGCCGACAGCGGTGCGTGCGCCGAATATGTCGCCGTTCCGGAATCGCAGCTCGCGCACAAGCCGGCGGCGCTCAGCCACGTACAGGCAGCGGCGGTGCCGATGTCCTCATTCACGGCTTGGCATTCGTTAAACAAGCAGGGCCGGCTGCAGGCGGGCGAGACAGTGATCGTAAATGGAGCTGCGGGCGGGGTAGGCCACTTTGCCGTTCAGCTGGCCAAGCAGGCGGGGGCGCGGGTGATCGGCGTCACATCCGGACGCAATGCGGATTTCGTACGAGGACTTGGCGCCGGCGAAGTGCTCGACTATACGGCGGCGCCGCTTGAGGGGACGCCGTGGCAGGCTGATCTGGCGATCGATACGATCGGTGGGCCAAACGGCGACATGCTGCTGGAAACGCTTCGTTCCGGAGGTCGGCTCGTCCCGGTGACGTTCGGGCATTACAATGCAGAGAAGGCGGCTGCGCGGAATGTGACGGTGAATGAAGTGCAGCTTCTTCAAATATCGAAGACAACCCTGGAAACAATCGCAAACATGTTCGACAAGGGCGATTTGCGGGTCGCGCTCGACATGGTTGTACCGCTGGAGGAGACCCGTCGCGCACATGAGCGAAGCGAAAGCCGGCGGGCTAGGGGAAAAATCGTCATCGAAATCAGTCGCTGA
- a CDS encoding N-acyl homoserine lactonase family protein gives MSKTKIHVLHTGSVNVDRALPFKEKTLHPLPFSGWLRPNSWRMWVPVSAYLIEHPKGLILVDAGWHEDMRVNVRKHLGFMASTMITGILPPGQSVREQLQRLGYRDRDLDFVVMTHFHSDHVSGLKHVAGAKRIIVSDLEWKAANNDANYITSMWEGVNVETFQMKSIPYGPYKSGLDLFGDGSIYLVFTPGHSKGMVSLLVKTDGGWVLLGSDVGYARKSWEQHILPGVTTSAEQADKSLTWLSDFSKRDDCRMVIVNHDLEIAPQVIA, from the coding sequence ATGAGCAAAACAAAAATTCACGTCCTGCATACCGGGAGCGTCAATGTCGACCGCGCACTGCCGTTTAAGGAAAAAACGCTGCATCCGCTGCCATTTTCAGGCTGGCTTCGCCCTAACAGCTGGAGAATGTGGGTGCCTGTCTCCGCGTATTTGATCGAACACCCGAAGGGGCTTATATTGGTGGATGCCGGCTGGCACGAAGACATGCGCGTGAACGTGCGCAAACATCTGGGCTTTATGGCAAGCACCATGATCACCGGAATACTGCCTCCCGGCCAATCCGTCCGGGAACAGCTGCAGCGGTTAGGGTATCGGGACCGCGACCTTGATTTTGTCGTGATGACGCATTTTCATTCCGACCATGTGAGCGGGCTTAAGCATGTAGCCGGCGCGAAACGAATTATTGTGTCCGACCTGGAGTGGAAAGCGGCAAATAACGACGCCAATTACATTACGTCCATGTGGGAGGGCGTAAACGTGGAAACGTTCCAGATGAAGTCGATTCCGTACGGCCCGTATAAATCCGGCCTGGATTTGTTCGGAGACGGTTCGATCTATCTGGTGTTCACGCCCGGACATAGCAAAGGGATGGTATCGTTGCTTGTCAAAACCGACGGAGGATGGGTGCTGCTTGGCAGCGACGTCGGGTATGCGAGAAAATCTTGGGAGCAGCATATTCTCCCTGGCGTTACAACAAGCGCCGAGCAAGCGGATAAATCGCTGACATGGCTGAGTGATTTTTCCAAGCGGGACGACTGCAGAATGGTTATTGTCAATCACGATCTCGAAATAGCGCCGCAAGTTATCGCTTAA
- the rlmN gene encoding 23S rRNA (adenine(2503)-C(2))-methyltransferase RlmN has translation MKKESIYGLTFDRMEDWLAQRGHKKFRASQVWDWLYRKRVTDFSGMTDVNDQCIQLLTEHFVIQTLDEHVKQQSADGTIKFLFKLQDGNLIETVLMRHKYGLSVCVTTQVGCNIGCSFCASGLLAKSRDLSGGEIVGQIMKVQHHLDQAGEGERVSHVVVMGIGEPFDNFANLSDFIEVIKDHKGLAIGARHITVSTSGLADKMIEFTDSELNVNLAVSLHAPNNELRTRIMKINRAIPLEKLMPAIDYYLSRTNRKITLEYILLKDVNDQKEHALELIELIGDRRDLATVNLIPYNPVDEHSQYQRSGRETILAFYDTLKKHGINCSVRLEHGTDIDAACGQLRSKQIRKDTVLQ, from the coding sequence ATGAAAAAAGAATCCATCTATGGATTGACGTTCGATCGTATGGAAGATTGGCTGGCGCAGCGCGGTCATAAGAAGTTCCGGGCGTCGCAAGTGTGGGATTGGCTCTACCGGAAGCGGGTGACGGATTTCTCCGGCATGACGGACGTCAATGACCAGTGCATTCAATTATTGACGGAGCATTTCGTCATTCAAACGTTGGACGAACACGTGAAGCAGCAATCTGCCGACGGAACGATCAAGTTTTTGTTCAAGCTGCAGGACGGCAATCTCATTGAGACGGTATTGATGAGACATAAATACGGCTTGTCGGTTTGCGTGACGACCCAAGTCGGCTGCAATATCGGCTGCAGCTTTTGCGCAAGCGGACTGTTAGCGAAAAGCCGCGATCTGTCCGGCGGCGAAATCGTCGGTCAAATTATGAAAGTGCAGCATCATCTCGATCAAGCGGGAGAAGGAGAGCGGGTCAGCCACGTGGTCGTGATGGGGATCGGCGAGCCGTTTGATAATTTTGCGAATCTATCCGATTTTATTGAGGTCATTAAAGATCATAAGGGATTGGCCATCGGCGCAAGGCATATCACCGTGTCGACAAGCGGGCTGGCCGATAAAATGATTGAGTTCACGGATTCCGAGCTGAACGTAAATCTCGCGGTTTCGCTGCATGCGCCGAACAACGAGCTGCGCACGCGGATTATGAAGATTAACCGGGCTATTCCGCTCGAGAAGTTAATGCCCGCCATCGATTATTATTTGTCCAGGACGAACCGCAAAATTACGCTCGAATATATCCTGCTGAAGGATGTAAACGACCAAAAGGAACATGCGCTCGAGCTTATTGAGCTGATCGGCGACAGGCGCGATCTCGCAACGGTGAACCTGATTCCCTACAATCCGGTCGATGAGCACAGCCAATATCAACGAAGCGGTCGGGAGACGATACTGGCCTTTTACGATACGCTCAAAAAGCACGGCATCAATTGCAGCGTCCGCCTCGAGCATGGAACCGATATCGATGCCGCCTGCGGCCAGTTAAGAAGCAAACAGATCAGGAAAGATACCGTTTTGCAGTAA
- a CDS encoding YhgE/Pip domain-containing protein, whose amino-acid sequence MKNALRMYLKKPQSKIAVIIALMAQLIFCIVWMTAYDGVLDRVNHLKIAIVNENGEFGSNIAKQLQSNLPFEVSTASQEAAMDDLVQRKVHLVLTIPDKFQQSLTTPGMQAHLSYTINESNPQLTKNVMQTIITKVTDELNRNASLQGTEAVLQQLKLPPQQAEQTAISILNKVDSNVKSLNPVNGMHNQMVPMMLVLASYVGAMMMAMNIHQVAESIGSAVSKWHHFAVRVLVIVVAAALISIVGSSLIAALGGQMESGFASFWLFHFLTLFTFMLFAQMFLIVMGMAGMFLNMTVLSLQLVTSGTIVPRQMLSGFYQSLGHYLPATYAVEGIMNLQFGGVHTGEDVEVLFVIIVSTVLLSLLVTALKKQAKPAQTDSAPAAELSAANS is encoded by the coding sequence ATGAAAAACGCGTTACGGATGTATTTGAAAAAACCGCAATCCAAAATTGCGGTGATCATCGCCTTGATGGCTCAGCTTATTTTTTGTATCGTGTGGATGACGGCTTATGATGGGGTTCTCGATCGGGTCAATCATTTGAAAATTGCGATCGTGAATGAAAACGGCGAGTTTGGAAGCAACATTGCGAAACAGCTGCAGAGCAATTTGCCATTCGAAGTATCGACAGCATCGCAAGAGGCGGCCATGGACGACCTTGTGCAGCGTAAAGTCCATCTCGTATTGACGATCCCGGACAAATTCCAGCAGTCTTTAACAACTCCCGGCATGCAGGCTCATCTCTCCTACACGATCAATGAATCGAACCCGCAGCTTACGAAAAACGTCATGCAAACGATCATTACCAAAGTGACCGACGAATTGAACCGCAACGCCTCGCTTCAAGGAACCGAGGCCGTCCTTCAGCAGTTAAAGCTCCCTCCGCAGCAAGCGGAGCAAACCGCAATAAGCATTTTGAACAAAGTCGATTCCAATGTGAAGTCTCTCAATCCCGTGAATGGCATGCACAATCAAATGGTTCCGATGATGCTGGTGCTGGCCTCCTATGTTGGCGCCATGATGATGGCCATGAACATCCATCAAGTTGCGGAATCGATCGGATCCGCCGTTTCGAAGTGGCATCACTTTGCCGTCCGTGTGCTCGTCATTGTCGTCGCCGCCGCTCTCATCTCCATCGTCGGTTCTTCCCTGATAGCCGCACTGGGCGGACAAATGGAAAGCGGATTTGCTTCCTTCTGGCTGTTCCACTTTTTGACCTTGTTCACATTCATGCTTTTCGCGCAAATGTTCCTGATCGTAATGGGCATGGCGGGCATGTTCTTGAATATGACCGTGCTTTCCTTGCAGCTCGTAACGTCCGGAACGATCGTGCCCCGTCAAATGTTAAGCGGCTTCTATCAATCGCTCGGCCATTATTTGCCGGCAACCTATGCGGTCGAAGGCATCATGAACCTGCAATTTGGCGGCGTGCACACCGGAGAGGATGTCGAGGTTCTGTTCGTCATTATCGTGAGCACCGTATTGCTTTCCTTGCTTGTTACAGCCTTGAAAAAACAGGCCAAACCGGCGCAAACCGACTCCGCTCCAGCAGCCGAGCTTTCCGCAGCCAACTCGTAA
- a CDS encoding TetR/AcrR family transcriptional regulator, with protein MEASKRSDRRIGRSQRMLKQAFIDLMREKGFSSITIQDITDKADVNRSTFYTHFPDKYALLETTIREKFQRILESKLSPSAQWNPENLRILIQAVLEHFKSLNGRCYPVDTINPIFERTVQEEVYSLLLHWLKLSRAEPSEWPFPAETLALMTSWAIFGAAADWSKGTSRLSTEQMTEHVLAVITEGTIKLL; from the coding sequence ATGGAAGCAAGCAAGAGAAGCGACAGGCGTATCGGTCGATCGCAAAGGATGCTCAAACAGGCGTTCATCGACCTTATGCGGGAAAAAGGCTTTTCCTCCATTACAATTCAGGATATAACCGACAAAGCGGATGTGAACCGCAGCACATTTTACACCCATTTCCCTGATAAATACGCGCTCCTCGAGACGACGATCAGGGAGAAATTCCAGCGGATACTGGAGTCGAAGCTGTCTCCGTCCGCACAGTGGAATCCTGAAAATCTGCGCATACTGATTCAAGCAGTGCTTGAGCATTTTAAAAGCCTGAACGGCCGGTGTTATCCCGTCGATACGATAAATCCGATCTTCGAGCGCACCGTCCAGGAGGAGGTATATTCGCTGCTGCTGCACTGGTTGAAGCTAAGCCGAGCGGAACCAAGCGAGTGGCCATTTCCGGCGGAAACGTTGGCGCTGATGACGAGCTGGGCCATCTTCGGGGCGGCAGCGGATTGGAGCAAAGGCACGAGCCGGCTGTCGACGGAGCAGATGACCGAGCATGTATTGGCGGTTATAACAGAAGGTACCATTAAGTTGCTTTAA
- a CDS encoding TetR/AcrR family transcriptional regulator, with protein MAKGLETRERIIYEARKLFAEKGFNGTTTAEIAKQVGVTDAALYKHFKGKQDLFIVCILPVIEAGLESTMPEVENAKDLKSLIRIMMRNRINMIYENLDSFNILYSESLHQPKLAEMFMERFFLTRLEKVRQKMIEFVESGEIASIPSRLILGLGMTSAIWAILNGLKYYQEQPNNLALIPNPSLEQLTEELTDFVLYGIAGKK; from the coding sequence ATGGCAAAAGGACTTGAGACAAGGGAACGCATTATTTATGAGGCAAGGAAATTGTTTGCGGAAAAAGGCTTCAACGGCACCACGACCGCGGAGATCGCCAAACAGGTCGGGGTAACGGATGCTGCTCTGTATAAGCATTTCAAAGGAAAACAAGATTTATTCATCGTTTGCATTCTGCCCGTTATTGAAGCCGGTCTTGAATCCACCATGCCGGAGGTCGAAAACGCCAAGGATCTGAAAAGTCTGATTCGAATTATGATGAGAAACCGGATTAACATGATTTATGAAAATCTCGACAGCTTCAACATCCTCTATTCGGAGTCTCTTCACCAGCCTAAGCTTGCCGAGATGTTTATGGAGCGTTTTTTTTTAACCCGGCTGGAAAAGGTACGTCAAAAGATGATTGAATTTGTGGAAAGCGGCGAAATCGCTTCGATACCAAGCCGGCTCATTCTGGGCCTTGGAATGACATCGGCCATATGGGCGATATTAAACGGGCTTAAATACTATCAGGAACAGCCGAACAACTTGGCGCTCATCCCTAATCCGAGTTTGGAACAGTTGACCGAAGAGTTAACCGATTTTGTTCTTTATGGAATTGCCGGAAAGAAATAA
- a CDS encoding GNAT family N-acetyltransferase, which yields MSSAPVVKEYFDAYQAQVVDLILHIQQQEYDIPITKEDQPDLFNIERFYQTGSGNFWVAIHDDKVVGTISLLDIGHHKVALRKMFVAKEYRGPELKTAYRLLQHAIAWAKEKSVKEIYLGTTAQFLAAHRFYEKNGFASIERSELPDRFPVVHVDTVFYKYVVD from the coding sequence ATGAGCAGCGCCCCGGTCGTAAAGGAATATTTCGATGCGTATCAAGCTCAAGTCGTCGATTTGATCCTGCACATTCAGCAGCAGGAATACGATATTCCGATTACAAAAGAGGACCAGCCGGATTTGTTCAACATCGAACGTTTTTACCAGACGGGCAGCGGCAACTTCTGGGTTGCGATTCACGACGATAAAGTTGTCGGGACAATCAGCCTGCTGGACATCGGCCATCATAAGGTTGCACTTCGAAAGATGTTCGTTGCCAAAGAATACCGGGGACCGGAGTTGAAAACCGCCTACCGGCTATTGCAGCATGCGATCGCATGGGCAAAAGAGAAGTCCGTCAAGGAAATTTACCTCGGCACAACCGCCCAATTTTTAGCTGCTCATCGCTTTTACGAAAAGAATGGATTTGCAAGCATTGAGCGCAGCGAGCTGCCGGACCGTTTCCCGGTGGTGCACGTCGACACCGTGTTTTATAAATATGTGGTTGATTGA